The following proteins are encoded in a genomic region of Clostridiales bacterium:
- a CDS encoding iron-containing alcohol dehydrogenase, whose translation MQDFTFQCPTKIIFGRNTENQVGKEVKKYGSRILLHYGGGSIKRTGLYDRIIKSLKAEGIEVMELSGVKPNPRLSMVHEGIKICRENKINFILAVGGGSAIDSAKAIALGVPYDGDVWDFYVGKAKPRKVLPLGVVLTLPATGSEASASSVITNEDGWYKKGLGSDLNRPKFSIMNPELTFTLPAFQTFSGISDIMAHVQERYFTNTEHVELTDRLSEATLKTVINNAKILLNDPKNYDARAEIMWAGTIAHNGLLGTGREEDWASHRIEHELSGIYDVTHGAGLAVVFPAWMKYVYKHDVERFAKYAVRVWDVEPDFDNIENTVLEGIRRYQSFLKSVGLPTTLKELNVPYDRFDEMAEKCTQFGPVGGFIKVHKEDVINILNIAR comes from the coding sequence ATGCAAGACTTTACTTTTCAATGCCCTACAAAGATTATATTCGGAAGGAATACGGAAAACCAGGTGGGAAAAGAAGTTAAAAAATACGGAAGCAGAATACTCCTTCATTATGGCGGAGGCAGCATTAAAAGGACCGGATTATATGATAGAATTATCAAATCGCTTAAGGCTGAAGGTATAGAAGTTATGGAGCTTTCAGGCGTTAAACCAAACCCGAGGCTCAGTATGGTGCATGAGGGAATTAAGATATGCCGTGAAAACAAAATAAACTTTATATTGGCCGTAGGCGGTGGAAGTGCCATCGATTCTGCAAAGGCGATCGCCCTTGGAGTTCCCTACGACGGAGATGTATGGGATTTTTATGTTGGAAAAGCTAAACCCCGCAAGGTTCTGCCCCTTGGAGTCGTCCTGACTCTTCCCGCCACAGGAAGTGAAGCCAGCGCATCATCGGTTATAACAAATGAAGACGGGTGGTATAAAAAAGGTTTAGGGAGCGACTTGAATCGCCCTAAATTTTCAATAATGAATCCGGAGCTTACGTTTACACTGCCGGCGTTTCAAACATTCAGCGGTATTTCAGATATAATGGCTCACGTTCAGGAAAGGTATTTTACAAATACAGAGCATGTTGAACTAACAGACAGGTTATCGGAGGCAACACTTAAAACGGTTATAAACAACGCAAAAATATTGCTGAATGATCCTAAAAATTACGATGCAAGGGCTGAAATAATGTGGGCGGGTACGATTGCCCATAACGGCCTTTTAGGAACAGGAAGAGAAGAAGACTGGGCTTCTCACAGAATAGAGCACGAGCTCAGCGGCATATATGATGTAACCCATGGAGCCGGTCTTGCAGTTGTATTCCCTGCATGGATGAAATACGTATATAAACATGATGTAGAGCGTTTTGCAAAATACGCGGTAAGAGTTTGGGATGTAGAACCTGATTTTGATAACATCGAAAATACGGTTCTGGAAGGCATAAGAAGGTATCAAAGCTTCTTAAAATCAGTGGGCCTTCCGACAACATTGAAAGAGCTTAACGTTCCATATGACAGGTTCGATGAGATGGCTGAAAAATGCACTCAATTCGGTCCCGT